In one Halorubrum sp. CBA1229 genomic region, the following are encoded:
- a CDS encoding thiamine pyrophosphate-dependent enzyme: MSTFSAIGEEREIDRDEYTPGVEPQPTWCPGCGDFSVLKALKQALPEVGRTPEETLLCTGIGCSGKLNSYLDTYGFHTIHGRSLPVARAAKLANPDLEVIAAGGDGDGYGIGGNHFIHTARENHDMTYIVFNNEIFGLTKGQTSPTSPKGHKSKTQPSGSAKEPIKPLSMSLNAGASYVARTAAVNPNQAKEILIEAIEHDGFAHVDFLTQCPTWNKDARQYVPYIDVNESDDYDFDKTDRVEAAEMMRETEESLYEGEVLTGRFYVDEDRPSYGAEKQSIGEMPEEPLAERYWDDDYEWERSHDQFLDKHA; encoded by the coding sequence ATGAGCACGTTTTCAGCGATCGGAGAGGAGCGGGAGATCGACCGCGACGAGTACACCCCCGGCGTCGAGCCGCAGCCGACGTGGTGTCCGGGCTGCGGTGACTTCAGCGTCCTGAAGGCGCTCAAGCAGGCGCTTCCGGAGGTCGGGCGCACGCCCGAGGAGACCCTGCTGTGCACCGGGATCGGCTGTTCCGGCAAGCTGAACAGCTATCTCGACACGTACGGGTTCCACACGATCCACGGGCGCTCGCTGCCCGTGGCCCGCGCCGCGAAGCTCGCCAATCCCGACCTCGAAGTCATCGCCGCCGGCGGCGACGGCGACGGCTACGGGATCGGCGGGAACCACTTCATCCACACGGCCCGGGAGAACCACGACATGACGTACATCGTCTTCAACAACGAGATCTTCGGGCTCACGAAGGGGCAGACCTCCCCGACGAGCCCGAAGGGCCACAAGTCGAAGACGCAGCCGTCCGGCAGCGCCAAGGAGCCGATCAAGCCGCTCTCGATGTCGCTGAACGCCGGCGCCTCCTACGTCGCCCGCACCGCCGCGGTCAACCCCAATCAGGCGAAGGAGATCCTCATCGAGGCGATCGAGCACGACGGGTTCGCGCACGTCGACTTCCTCACCCAGTGTCCGACCTGGAACAAGGACGCGCGCCAGTACGTCCCGTACATCGACGTCAACGAGTCCGACGACTACGACTTCGACAAGACGGACCGCGTCGAGGCCGCGGAGATGATGCGCGAGACCGAGGAGTCGCTCTACGAGGGCGAGGTCCTCACCGGTCGCTTCTACGTCGACGAGGACCGCCCGTCCTACGGCGCGGAGAAGCAGTCGATCGGCGAGATGCCCGAGGAGCCGCTGGCCGAGCGCTACTGGGACGACGACTACGAGTGGGAGCGCTCGCACGACCAGTTCCTCGACAAGCACGCCTGA
- a CDS encoding 2-oxoacid:acceptor oxidoreductase subunit alpha, translated as MTDDELIWRISGGSGDGIASTSQNFAKALMRSGLNVFTHRHYPSRIRGGHTYTEVRASADPVNSRGDGYNFLLALGDSFARNPQEEAVYGNEEIKPLSENLDELREGGVIVYDEGLLDTAEIPNFDERAEENDWHVYPLDLRGLARDMGREVMRNTAGVGATCALTGMELDHVEDLMRDAMPEKILDPNLEILETAYNQVLEEYDADAPDVSVPTGEHDETQLLMSGSDAISYGAIDEGCRFIAGYPMTPWTEVFTIMTKHLPKVGGISEQVEDEIAAAALAVGASHAGVKAMSGSSGGGFALMSEPLGLAEMTETPVVLVEAMRAGPSTGMPTKPEQSDLEHVLYTSQGDSQRVVLAPGTVEEAYEQSRIAFRLAYEYQIPSILLYDQKLGGEMTNVPKSHFDREPNPTLGKTLSEDALADEPHSADGKFHRFQHDVEDGVSPRSIPGQKGGRFLATGNEHDPTGHIAESPDNRVAQIDRRTQKLEAIRADLDTVDTGSYAGPDDAQYGILTFGSQQGTVEEAVGRLNDAGVSVKSYGVSDMAPFPTEQVEAFVESVDEVLVVEMTASGQFRGLVQKHLGRYGEKLSSLLKYNGNPFEPAEIVDGFEAAVVEGDGDASGHQTTFVPAAGD; from the coding sequence ATGACTGACGACGAACTCATCTGGCGAATATCGGGGGGATCCGGCGACGGGATCGCTTCGACGAGCCAGAACTTCGCAAAGGCCTTGATGCGATCGGGGCTCAACGTGTTCACGCATCGCCACTACCCGTCCCGCATCCGGGGCGGTCACACGTACACCGAGGTCCGCGCGTCGGCGGACCCGGTGAACTCCCGCGGTGACGGCTACAACTTCCTGCTCGCGCTCGGCGACTCGTTCGCCCGCAACCCGCAGGAGGAGGCTGTCTACGGGAACGAGGAGATCAAACCGCTCTCGGAGAACCTCGACGAGCTCCGCGAGGGCGGCGTCATCGTCTACGACGAGGGCCTCCTCGACACCGCCGAGATCCCGAACTTCGACGAGCGGGCCGAGGAGAACGACTGGCACGTATACCCCCTCGACCTCCGCGGGCTCGCCCGCGACATGGGTCGCGAGGTCATGCGCAACACCGCCGGCGTCGGCGCGACCTGCGCGCTGACCGGCATGGAGCTCGACCACGTCGAGGACCTGATGCGCGACGCGATGCCGGAGAAGATCCTCGACCCGAACTTGGAGATTCTCGAGACCGCTTACAATCAGGTCCTCGAGGAGTACGACGCCGACGCACCGGACGTCAGCGTCCCGACCGGCGAGCATGACGAGACCCAGCTGCTCATGTCCGGCTCGGACGCCATCTCCTACGGCGCCATCGACGAAGGCTGCCGGTTCATCGCCGGCTACCCCATGACGCCGTGGACCGAGGTGTTCACCATCATGACGAAGCACCTGCCGAAGGTCGGCGGGATCTCCGAGCAGGTCGAAGACGAGATCGCGGCGGCCGCGCTGGCGGTCGGCGCCTCGCACGCCGGCGTGAAGGCCATGTCCGGCTCTTCCGGCGGCGGGTTCGCGCTGATGTCCGAGCCGCTCGGGCTCGCGGAGATGACGGAGACGCCCGTCGTCCTCGTCGAGGCCATGCGCGCCGGCCCCTCGACCGGGATGCCGACGAAGCCGGAGCAGTCCGACCTCGAGCACGTCCTGTACACCTCGCAGGGCGACTCCCAGCGTGTCGTCTTGGCGCCCGGCACCGTCGAGGAGGCGTACGAGCAGTCGCGGATCGCCTTCCGGCTGGCCTACGAGTACCAGATCCCGTCGATCCTCCTGTACGACCAGAAGCTCGGCGGCGAGATGACGAACGTCCCCAAGAGCCACTTCGACCGCGAGCCGAACCCGACGCTCGGGAAGACCCTGAGCGAGGACGCGCTCGCCGACGAGCCGCACTCGGCCGACGGGAAGTTCCACCGGTTCCAGCACGACGTCGAGGACGGCGTCTCCCCGCGGTCGATCCCCGGCCAAAAGGGCGGCCGCTTCCTCGCGACCGGCAACGAGCACGACCCGACCGGCCACATCGCCGAATCGCCGGACAACCGCGTCGCGCAGATCGACCGGCGGACGCAGAAGCTGGAGGCCATCCGCGCCGACCTCGACACGGTCGACACGGGCTCGTACGCCGGTCCCGACGACGCCCAGTACGGCATCCTCACCTTCGGGAGCCAGCAGGGCACCGTCGAGGAGGCGGTCGGGCGCCTCAACGACGCCGGCGTCTCCGTGAAGTCGTACGGGGTCTCGGACATGGCGCCGTTCCCGACCGAGCAGGTCGAGGCGTTCGTCGAGAGCGTCGACGAGGTCCTCGTCGTCGAGATGACCGCCTCGGGACAGTTCCGCGGGCTCGTCCAGAAGCACCTCGGCCGCTACGGCGAGAAGCTGTCGAGCCTGCTGAAGTACAACGGGAACCCGTTCGAGCCGGCGGAGATCGTCGACGGGTTCGAGGCCGCGGTCGTCGAGGGCGACGGCGACGCGTCCGGCCATCAGACCACCTTCGTCCCAGCCGCAGGTGATTAA
- the dph5 gene encoding diphthine synthase, with product MLTFIGLGLYDERSVTVEGREALRDADRVFAEFYTSRLVGADVDELEAYHDAEIEVRAREGVEQDPEPILAAAAEGDVVFCTAGDTMISTTHTDLRLRAEERGIDTRVIHGVTAQSAASSLTGLQNYRFGKATTLPFPYAHGGDDVPGSVVETIEANRERGLHTVVYLDIKVGTGPSGPDPDHEEYMTADAAAGLLAEGWRDELAVVVARAGSPDAVVAADRLSALADREFGDPLHLLVVPGDLHHVEADALAGLAGAPRELVEE from the coding sequence ATGCTCACGTTCATCGGGCTCGGCCTCTACGACGAGCGGTCGGTCACCGTCGAGGGACGCGAGGCGCTGCGCGACGCGGACCGCGTCTTCGCCGAGTTCTACACCAGCAGGCTGGTCGGCGCCGACGTCGACGAGCTGGAAGCGTACCACGACGCCGAGATCGAGGTCCGCGCCCGCGAGGGAGTCGAGCAGGACCCGGAGCCGATCCTCGCGGCCGCCGCCGAGGGCGACGTCGTCTTCTGCACCGCCGGCGACACGATGATCTCGACGACGCACACGGACCTCCGGCTGCGCGCCGAGGAGCGCGGGATCGACACCCGCGTGATCCACGGGGTGACGGCCCAGTCGGCCGCGTCGAGTCTCACCGGCCTCCAGAACTACCGGTTCGGCAAGGCGACGACGCTCCCGTTCCCGTACGCCCACGGCGGCGACGACGTCCCGGGGAGCGTGGTCGAGACCATCGAGGCGAACCGCGAGCGCGGGCTCCACACCGTCGTCTACCTCGACATCAAGGTGGGCACCGGCCCGTCCGGTCCCGACCCGGACCACGAGGAGTACATGACCGCCGACGCCGCCGCCGGACTGCTCGCCGAGGGCTGGCGCGACGAGCTCGCCGTCGTCGTCGCCCGCGCCGGCTCGCCCGACGCGGTGGTCGCCGCCGACCGACTGAGCGCGCTGGCCGACCGCGAGTTCGGCGACCCGCTTCACCTCCTCGTGGTCCCCGGCGACCTCCACCACGTCGAGGCCGACGCGCTGGCCGGGCTGGCCGGGGCCCCGCGAGAGCTCGTGGAAGAGTGA
- a CDS encoding CBS domain-containing protein translates to MTDVPVEHLMSTDLVTIAPGAAAADAASRMLETGVSSLLVVDDGGRLAGLITATDFVSLVRRNDPEDETPVEAFMTTDVVTVSPDDSVEELAAPTDRGYTHLPVVNADNQLVGMVSATDLTTYLSEHRR, encoded by the coding sequence ATGACAGACGTTCCCGTCGAGCACCTGATGTCGACCGACCTCGTCACGATCGCCCCGGGAGCGGCCGCCGCGGACGCGGCGAGCCGCATGCTGGAGACCGGGGTGAGTTCCCTCCTCGTCGTCGACGACGGCGGGCGCCTGGCCGGGCTGATCACCGCGACGGACTTCGTCTCGCTCGTCCGGCGGAACGACCCGGAGGACGAGACGCCGGTCGAGGCGTTCATGACGACGGACGTCGTCACCGTCTCCCCCGACGACTCCGTCGAGGAGCTCGCGGCGCCGACGGACCGGGGGTACACGCACCTGCCGGTCGTCAACGCGGACAATCAGCTGGTCGGGATGGTCTCGGCGACCGACCTGACGACGTAC